The sequence below is a genomic window from Elusimicrobiales bacterium.
GCTCAAAGGCGCGGGTTTTTTCCCTGGGCAAATCGTCCAGCCAGCCGTTTACCCCGGCATAGAGCGCAAGCACCTGCTCCTCGGCGGGAACGGGGGAGTACTGCGGCTGCTTGAGCAGCTCCACCATGCGCTCGCCCCGGGCGAGCTGGCGGCGGCTTTCCTTGTCCAACTCGGAGCCGAACTGCGCGAACGCCGCCAGGTCGTTGAATTGCGCCAGGTCTATGCGCAGCCGCCCGGCCACCTTTCTCATCGCTTTTATCTGTGCCGAGCCGCCCACCCGCGATACCGATATTCCCACATTGACCGCCGGGCGCACGCCGGAATGGAAAAGCCCGCTTTCCAGATAGATCTGCCCGTCGGTTATGGAGATGACGTTTGTCGGGATATAGGCGGAGACGTCGTTGGCCTGGGTTTCTATGATTGGCAGCGCGGTAAGCGAGCCGCCGCCGTTGGCCTCGCTTAATTTGCAGGCCCGCTCCAGCAGGCGGGAGTGCAGATAGAAGACGTCGCCCGGATACGCCTCGCGCCCCGGCGGCCTGCGCAGCAGCAGCGACATCTGGCGGTAGGCCTGGGCGTGCTTTGTGAGGTCGTCGTAGATTATCAGTACGTCGCGGCCCTGCCACATGAAATGCTCGCCCATCGCGCAGCCGGCGTAGGGCGCGATATAGAGCATGGACGCCGGCTCGCTGGCGCAGGCGGAAACCACAATCGTGTATTCCATCGCGCCGTGGTCGGTCAGCGTTTTCACCACCTGCGCCACTGTGGACTGCTTCTGGCCCACGGCCACGTAAATGCAGATCACCCGCTCTTTGGGCGGGGCGTTTTTCTGGTTGATGATAGCGTCTATGGCGACGGCAGTCTTGCCCGTCTGCCGGTCGCCTATTATAAGCTCGCGCTGGCCGCGGCCTATGGGGATGATGGCGTCCACCGCCTTGATGCCGGTTTGCAGCGGCGCTTTCACGGGCTGCCGGTCCACGATGCCGGGGGCCACCGCCTCAAGCAGGCGGCGCTGCTGCGTTTTTATTTCGCCTTTGCCGTCCAGCGCAACGCCCAGCGGGCTTACCACGCGGCCTATCAGTTCCTCGCCCACGGGCACGTCCATCACGCGGCCCGTGCGGCGCACAAGGTCGCCTTCCTTTACCAGCCTGTCCTCTCCCATCAGGACGCAGCCGACGTTATCCTGCTCCAGGTTAAGCGCCATGCCGCGCGCGCCGTGCGGGAAATCCAGCAGCTCGCCGTAGACCGCGTTGGACAGGCCGTAGACCCGCGCGATGCCGTCGCCCACGGACAATACGTTGCCCACCTCGGCGATATCGGCGCCGGGCGCAAATCCGGTTATCCGGTTTTTGAGTATATCGGTTATCTCGCTTGGTTTTATCATAGTTTTTGCAAATCGGTTTTAAGCCGGGCAAGCGCGCCGCGCGCGGAGCCGTCCACCAGAATATCGCCCATGCGGGCGGAAAATCCGGCTATAAGCGCGCCGTCGCGCGAGACGGAGACCCGCGCCCTCGCGCCGGAGAGTTTTTCCAGCCCCGCCGCCAGCCGCGCGGTCTGCGCGCCGTCGGGCGCGGAAGCGTAGGTTATGCCGGCAGCCATAATGCCCTCGCGCCGGTCGCAGTAATCGGAGGCGCGGGCCATGATTGCGTCCAGCAGGTAAAAGCGGCGCGCGTCCAGCAGCGCGGCGGCCAGGGCATAGGCGCGGGAAGCCTCCCGCCCGGCGGCGGCGCGGGACAGAATGGTTTTTTTGTCCGCCGCGGGGATAAGCGGATTGTTGAGATATTCAAGCGCGGGCGCCAGCTCCGCGTGCAGCAGCGACAATTCGTCCAGCCCCGCCCGCGCGTCTGCGCCGCAGGCGGTTATATAGGCTTTGCCGTAGCGTCCGGCCAGAATTCTGTCCTGGGCTTTCATTTGACTTTGCTGAGGAACTCCTCCACCGCGCGCTCCCCGGAGGCTTTGTCCACTTCCTTTGCCAGAATACGTTCCGCCGCCGCTATTGAAAGCCCGGCCACCTCGCCGCGCAATTCGGCCACCAGCCTGTCTTTTTCCGCCTCCAGCGAGCGTCTGGCCGACGCCGCAATCCCTTCGGCCTGCTTGCGCGCGGCCTCCAGCAGGGCGGCTTTTTCCTTTTCGCCCAGCGCGGCGGCGCGGGCTATGGCGGACTGCGCCTCGGTCTCTATCTTGCGCAGCCGGGCCTCCACCTCCGCCTTCGCGCTTTCGGCTGCCAGGCGGGCCTGCTGGGCGGCCTGCACATCCTCGCGGATTTTATGCTCACGCATTTCCAGCGCGCGCACGGCGGGCCGCCAGCCGAATTTCCCCAGCAGGTAAACCAGCAGGGCGAAATTGACCAGCGTCCAGAATATAAGCCCGGCGTCGGGCTTTATCAGATGTTCCATTTAATGCGCAGGTTGGGCGGCCGCTGCGGGCGCGCTCTGATGCGCCGGCTCCGGCTTGCTGAAATTCATAAGCCCCAGCAGGCATATTATCAGGCCGAAAAACGCAAGGCCCTCTATAAGCGCGGCGGCGATAATCATCGTCGTGCGCAGGGTGCCGCTGGCCTCGGGCTGGCGGGCCGTGCCTTCCAGCGCGGCGGCGGCCAGCTTGCCTATGCCCAGCCCCGCGCCCACGATGGTAAGCCCCGCGCCCAATCCCGCGCCCAGATATCCCAGCCCGATATACATTGTCTCGTTCATTGGATTCTCCTTAGTGTGGATGCATCGCCATGCCGGCGAATATGGCGGTCAGAAACGTAAATATATAGGCCTGCAGCACCGCCACCAGCACCTCCAGCAGCGACACAAACAGCGCCATGCCAACTGCGGCGGGGACGGTGAGCGTCCAGTCCGCCACGGGGCTGATGGCCCCGAAAATAAATATCAGTCCGAAAAGCGACAGTATCACGAAATGCCCCGCTATCATGTTCGCGAACAACCGGATGCACAGCGCGAATGTCTTGGCCGCCAGGCTGATAAGCTCTATCGGAAAAATCATCGGCGCAAGCCAGCCCGGAACGCCGGAGGGAACGAAGGATTTCAGATAGCCGGCCAGCCCCTGCTCCCTCAGCCCGGAGAATATTATCAGGGCCAGGGTGCTAAGCGCCAGCGCCGCCGTAACGGAGATATTGCCCGTAGCCGTCGCGCCGAAAGGCACCAGCCCTATGAAATTGCACACCAGTATGAAAGTGAAAAGGGTGCAGAAATACTCGGTGTAAACCAGCCCGGCCTCGCCCATATTGGGCAGCACTATATCGTTGCGCACGAAGGCGGCCACCGCCTCAACCAGCGAGCGGCCCAGCGCGAACCGCGGCGACCGCGCGCGCGCCAGCGCGGGCACGGCAATCATCAGGAAGCCGCCGGACAGCCACATCATCAGCAGATGCTTTGTTATCGGCAGCGAAAACCCCGCCACCCGCAGCACGGCGACGGTGTGGTCTATTATATGGTGTTCAAAAATTTTAGCCAGCATGATGTTTGCAGGGCCATGCCAGGGCCGCGGCCTGCGCCACGGCCAGCGCCGCCGAAAACAGCAGCGCGCGTTTCACTCCGAATCGGCACAATGCGGCGAAAGCCGCGACCACAAGCGCAAGCCGGACCAGAATGCCGGCCGTCCACACGGCGAAAAAGACCCGGTTGCCCGCTGTCAGCGCGCCTGCATGCGCCCGCCGCCATATCAGGCCGCAGGCAGTTCCGCAAAGCGCGCCGCCCGCCAGGCAGAAAACGGTGTTTGAAAATATGCTCATTTATCGTCCAGAGCGTCCCTTATGGCGGAATAAAGCCCCGCCGCAATTCCCGCCGCCGCGCCGCCCAGCATAAGCCACGGCGCGGACGAGAATTTCGCATCCAGCCAGCGCCCGCCGAAAAAACCGGCCAGCACGCAGACCGTCGCCTGAATGCCTATCTGCGCGTGCCGCCAGGGCGATTTTTCGCTCATAAAATCCGCGCGGAACCGCGCCGGCGGCCCGTCCGTACACCAAAAACTCCGCCCGCGCATCGCGAACCTTGCAACAGAGATTATCCCAAAACCGGAAACATTTGTAAACGACGGCGCGATGGGTGGGCCTTTTGGCCCATGCAAGGCGCGGAGCCTAATTTGGATAATAAGTGGAGCGAAATCAGGAGGACAGGAAAATGAACAAGCCGGTAAATATTATTGCCCGCTGCGCCATGGCGGCGCTGGCAATAGCAACCATCGCCGCCGTTGCGGCTTACGCCCATCAGCTTAACGCGGGCGACAAAGTATCCCTTATAATACGTCCCGACGGCAATCCGAAACCGGCCACCGTTGTTGCCGGAGGGTTCATACTGGACGATGGCCGGATGATAATGGCCAGACCCGTCGCGGGCGCGTCCCAGAACCGCTATTCCACCATGTATGGCGTAATCAGCGGCAGCGGCAAGGTTATAGACGTGGTGAACATTCTCACCGACGGCGCCCCCAGGCCCGGCATGCCCGCCATGCTGATGGATAGGGACAACGGCGGCATGGAGCCGGTCGTGCTGACCGACGCCGGTTATGTGAACCGCGCCGGAAGGACCATATCAACCCGCCGGGTGGTGGAGCCTTGCCCCGTTACCGCCTACAGAAGCTACGACGGCAGGGAACTGTCCGCATACTCCTGCTCGCTGACCGGCGACATCAATATAGACGATTAACCTCAAAGTTTCAGTTGACACGAGGACCGAGGCAGCGGCGCGGGATTTGACAGGCATACCCTCTGCGGCATACAAGCGACAAGCGACGCAGCCGCGGCCCGAAGGCGATCAGCCCCGCTTCCAACAGTCAAGCTGATAGGGGGTATGTGGACACCGCGTGATTTGAGAGGTTGGAAATTTGCTAAAATCGTCAATACACGCGGGCCGGTAGCTTAGCGGTAGAGCGCCTCCCTTACAAGGAGGAGGTCACAGGTTCAATCCCTGTCCGGCCCAGATTTCTAAAAAAACCGCCTGCCTTCAACGAAGGCAGGCGGTTTTGCAAACGGATGTATGCGGCGCGGCGTCAGCCCTTGAGTTTGTCAAACTTCCAAATATCAACCGTGCCTGTCCTGGCATAGGCGCGCACTATCAGCGCAAGCCCGGCGGCAACAACCACCACTTCCACCACTATGGCCGTTACCGCTATGCTCTGCGCCAGCGCCATGTTGCCAAGCGCCTGGCCGCTGGCGATTATCGCCAGCAGGCAGCCTTTGGCGATAAGCTCCACGCCGATTACAAGCCGCAGCATATTGCGCGAAACCAGCATGCAGCAAATCCCGGACACAAAAAGAAGCGCGGCGAAAAACCAGTTCACCGGAAGCAGGCACATGATGTTGTCAGGCATCGTTTTTGCCCCTGAAAAAAGCTTTGACCGCCAACACTCCCG
It includes:
- the atpA gene encoding F0F1 ATP synthase subunit alpha; translated protein: MIKPSEITDILKNRITGFAPGADIAEVGNVLSVGDGIARVYGLSNAVYGELLDFPHGARGMALNLEQDNVGCVLMGEDRLVKEGDLVRRTGRVMDVPVGEELIGRVVSPLGVALDGKGEIKTQQRRLLEAVAPGIVDRQPVKAPLQTGIKAVDAIIPIGRGQRELIIGDRQTGKTAVAIDAIINQKNAPPKERVICIYVAVGQKQSTVAQVVKTLTDHGAMEYTIVVSACASEPASMLYIAPYAGCAMGEHFMWQGRDVLIIYDDLTKHAQAYRQMSLLLRRPPGREAYPGDVFYLHSRLLERACKLSEANGGGSLTALPIIETQANDVSAYIPTNVISITDGQIYLESGLFHSGVRPAVNVGISVSRVGGSAQIKAMRKVAGRLRIDLAQFNDLAAFAQFGSELDKESRRQLARGERMVELLKQPQYSPVPAEEQVLALYAGVNGWLDDLPREKTRAFERELVEFAKQAHPEILREIKERRDIDDTLDARLKTLMAEHKERFARLDNPGARFKGV
- a CDS encoding F0F1 ATP synthase subunit delta, with the translated sequence MKAQDRILAGRYGKAYITACGADARAGLDELSLLHAELAPALEYLNNPLIPAADKKTILSRAAAGREASRAYALAAALLDARRFYLLDAIMARASDYCDRREGIMAAGITYASAPDGAQTARLAAGLEKLSGARARVSVSRDGALIAGFSARMGDILVDGSARGALARLKTDLQKL
- the atpF gene encoding F0F1 ATP synthase subunit B, with product MEHLIKPDAGLIFWTLVNFALLVYLLGKFGWRPAVRALEMREHKIREDVQAAQQARLAAESAKAEVEARLRKIETEAQSAIARAAALGEKEKAALLEAARKQAEGIAASARRSLEAEKDRLVAELRGEVAGLSIAAAERILAKEVDKASGERAVEEFLSKVK
- the atpB gene encoding F0F1 ATP synthase subunit A, with product MLAKIFEHHIIDHTVAVLRVAGFSLPITKHLLMMWLSGGFLMIAVPALARARSPRFALGRSLVEAVAAFVRNDIVLPNMGEAGLVYTEYFCTLFTFILVCNFIGLVPFGATATGNISVTAALALSTLALIIFSGLREQGLAGYLKSFVPSGVPGWLAPMIFPIELISLAAKTFALCIRLFANMIAGHFVILSLFGLIFIFGAISPVADWTLTVPAAVGMALFVSLLEVLVAVLQAYIFTFLTAIFAGMAMHPH
- a CDS encoding AtpZ/AtpI family protein yields the protein MSEKSPWRHAQIGIQATVCVLAGFFGGRWLDAKFSSAPWLMLGGAAAGIAAGLYSAIRDALDDK
- a CDS encoding NADH-quinone oxidoreductase subunit K; this encodes MPDNIMCLLPVNWFFAALLFVSGICCMLVSRNMLRLVIGVELIAKGCLLAIIASGQALGNMALAQSIAVTAIVVEVVVVAAGLALIVRAYARTGTVDIWKFDKLKG